CTGGTGCACGAGGAGATGCACGCCCTGCAGACCGAGATGATGCTGATGCTCAACGTGCAGAAGAAGGGGCGGGCGCTCACCCCGCCCGAGCGCGCGGTGGCCCAGTACTGGCGCAACGAGGAGCCCAAGTACCGGTCGGCCATGGCCGCCGGCAGCCAGATGAGCCCCGAGACCAAGCGCCGCTACCGGCTGATCGGCCAGGAGTTCCACGCCTGGACCACCGGCCATTTCGTGGCCTCGAAGCTTACAGGCGGCGCCTGATCCTCGGCAGGTTCCCGGCGTGCCGCCGGCCCCAGGTGCGCTATCCTGGGCTATGCGCCCGATAGCCCGATTCTCCCTGCTGGCCGCCGCGATCGCCCTGGGCACGTTGCTGGTGCAACCCGCCCGCGCCCAGGCGAGCCCGTCGCAGGACCTGCACGCCCTGTTCAGGGCCGAATGGGACTACGCGATGGAGCAGTTTCCCACCTGGGCCAGCACGCTGGGCGACCGCCGCTGGAACTCGCGCTGGGAGGATCTGCGCCTCCCGGCCATCGCCGCCCGCTACCGCCGCGCGGCGGCCCTGCTGGACCGCCTGGCGAAGTTCCCGCGCGATCGCCTGCCGGCGGCCGACCAGGTTAACTTCGACCTTTTCGTGCGCATGGTGCGCCAGAACGTGCGCGAGGAGCGTTTCGAGCCCTACCTGCTCCCGGTGAGCCAGATGTTCGGCATCCAGACCGCCAGCGAACTGGCGTCGCAACTGCGGTTCGAGACGGCCCAGGACTACCGCGACTGGGTCGTGCGCCTGCAGACCTTCCCCGGGCAGGTGGACGCCACCATCGCCCTGATGCGCGAGGGCATCGCCCGCAAGCGGGTACACCCCAAGATCCTGATGCAACGCGTGCCGGCGCAGATAGACAAGCAGATCGTAGCCAGGGCCGAGGACAGCCCGTTCTTCGAGCCGTTCGAACTCATGCCCGACGAGATCCCGGCGGGCGTGCGCGAGGCGGTCGCGCGGGACGCGGCCACCGCGATCATGACCGGCATCGTGCCCGCTTTCGAGCGCTTCAAGCGCTTTTTCGTCGCAGAGTACCTGCCGGCCTGCTTCGACGAGGTGGGCATCTGGCAACGGCCCGACGGCGCCGAGTACTACGCCTTCCAGGTCTGGCGGGAGACCACCACCGACCTGACGCCCGAGCAGATCCACCAGATCGGCCTGTCCGAGGTGGCGCGCATCCGTGGCGAGATGGAGGTCGTCAAGGCGAAGACCGGCTTCAAGGGCAGCCTGGGCGAGTTCTTCACCTACCTGCGCACCGACCCGCGCTTCTACTTCAAGTCGCCCGAGGAACTGCTCGCGGCGTACCGCGCCCTGTGCAAGCGCATCGATCCGCGCCTCACCAGGGTCTTCCGGGTCATGCCGCGCATGCCCTACGGCGTCGAGCCCGTTCCCGAGATCGCGGCCCCCGACTCGCCGATGGCCTACTACTACGAGCCTGCCGGTGACGGTACGCGTCCGGGTTACTTCCGGGTCAACACCTACAAGCCGGAGAGCCGGCCGCGCTTCGACATGGTCGCCCTGGCGCTGCACGAGGCCGTGCCCGGGCACCACTTCCAGATCGCGCTGGCGATGGAGCAGGGCGATCTGCCGAACTTCCGGAAGTATGGCGGCTACACAGCCTACACCGAGGGCTGGGGGCTCTATGCCGAGTCCCTCGGCGAGGACATGGGGCTCTACGACGATCCGTACGACAAGTTCGGGCAGTTGACTTTCGAGATGTGGCGGGCGGTCCGCCTGGTCGTGGACACCGGCATCCACCACAAGCGCTGGCCCCGCGAGCAGGCCATCCAGTACTTCCGGGACAACACGCCCAAGTCCGAACTCGACATCGCCAACGAAGTCGACCGCTACATCGCCTGGCCTGGCCAGGCCCTGGCCTACAAGATCGGCGAGCTGAAGATCAAGGAGTTGCGCCGCCGCGCGACCGATCGCCTGGGCGATCGCTTCGACCTGCGGGCGTTCCACGACGTGGTGCTGCGCAATGGCTCGGTGACGCTCGACGTGCTGGAACGCGGCGTGGACGCCTGGATCGCCGGGCAGCGCCAGTCTCCCGATCCATGATTGCCTTGTGGCTTCCCGGTTTGCCTGGAAAACCTGGGAGCGCGGGCGTCTCGCCCGCTGCCACCTGGTAGCGCCGGCGTGGCCCCGTGAGGCGGGCAGGATGCCCGCGCTCCCAGGGCTTGCGCCCGAAGTCGAAGACAACAACCTTTCACTGGATCGGGACTAGCGCCCGGTTTCGGCGGCCGGCCGGCCGGCCCACAGGCGCGTGGCTTCGCGAAGGCTAGTGAAGCCGCCAGGCGCCACGATCAGGTGGTCGATCACGGGGATGCCCACTACTTCGCTCGCCTCCAGCAACTTCCGGGTCGTCTCGATGTCGGCGGGGCTCGGCCGGAGGTCCCCGGTCGGATGGTTGTGGGCGAGCAGCAGGCCGGCCGCGTCTCGCCTGACGGCTTCGCGAAAGACCTGCCGGGCCTCGAAGCCGAGGGCCGCCAGGCCCCCCACGGCGATGGTCGGGGTCGCGATCAAGCCGCCGCGGGCGTCCAGGAGCAGGACCACGGCCTGCTCCTCGGCGAGGTTACCGAGCGCCGGCCCGACGATCGCGTAGGCATCCGCCGCGCCGCGGATGACGGGCCGGTCGCCCGGCGGCCGGAGGGAGCGGCGGCCGAGTTCGAGGGCGGCAAGCAGCCGGGAGGCCTTGGCTGTGCCGATCCCGGGAAGCCGGCACAGCTCCTCGAGGCTGACCCGCAAAAGGGCCGGGGGCGGAAAGCGGCCGGCGACGTCGGCCGCCAGGCTCAGCACCGAGGCGCCCGGCCTGCCGGTGGCAAGGAGGATGGCCAGCAGTTCGCGATCCGACAGGGCTTCCGCGCCCAGCCGGCTCAGGCGCTCGCGCGGCCACTGGTATGACATGGGTGTACTCCGAAGCGGCAGCGTGGGGCGCCGCTTCCCGCGGAAGTCTAGCGGATCGCCGGCAGCATGTCAAACGTTTGTTCGGTGCGGTGGGCCGGTACTCTTGGCCTGCGAGCGGGCCAGGATGGCCGCGAGGTCGGCGGCCCCGACCGTACTGACGCAGGACAGGCAGATCTTGGCCCCGTCGACGGCCGGCCGGCCGCAGGCCAGGCACTTTTGAGTAGTCAGCAGGTCGAGCACGGTCGCCGCATGCATCTTTGCGCCCTCGAAACAATTGCCCGGATCCGGGACACCCGTTTCCAGTATACCCGGCCTGGCAACTTCCGCGTGCCAGTCGGAACCGTTGATTGCCCAATAGGATGATCGTCTCGACCATCCGGAGGGAGCAAGTACGGAACAGACGGCGCTAGGCGCGAAGTTGCGCGAGCTGCGAATCCGAAAGGGGCTCGGCTTGCGCCAGGCGGCCCGGGTGCTGGGGGTCAGTCACACGCGCCTGGCCGCATTCGAGGCCGGGAGTACGAAGGCTTCCGGCAAGGCCGCCATCCCCAGGCGCGATCTGCTGGCCAGGATGGCGGAAGTCTATGACTTTCCCGCCGGAACGCTCATGGCACTGGCGGGGTACTCGCCCGAGGAACCCGGTACGGCCGAGCCTCCCGGCGAGGTCGCGATGCAGGCCGAGGAACTCGCGCACATCCTGTACCGGCTGTCGGATCAGGAGCGGCGCTTCCTGCTCGGGACCGCCAGGCTCCTCTTGGCCGAACACCTGGACGTGCCGCCCTACGGTGCGGATGACGGCTAGGGTCCCGAATGTCCACTTCTTGAAGGGCTGACGAAATCCCACCGGCAGCCGGGAGTTGCTGGCCGGTCCCTTCAGGGGTATATCGATTATATGTTCGACATGCCCTTGTCGGCGCGCAAGCCCTTGCCGCCCGAACTCCGGCTGATCGCGGGGCTCAAGCGGGGTAGCACCCTCGCGCACGGCACGCCGGCGGTGCCGACCGGCTGGGAGGGGCTGGATCGGGCGCTCGGCGGCGGATTGCCGGGCGGGCGCCTGACCGAGATAGTCGCGCCGCGCGGGGGGAAGGCCTCGCTGCTGTTTTCCCTCGCGGCCGTGGCCACGGCCGCCGGGCGAAACGTGGGCTGGCTGGATCCGGCTTCCGCCCTGGACGTGCGCGGGGCCGAGGCGGCCGGCGTCCTGCTCGAGCGCGTGCTATGGGTGCGGCCGGCCAGCGTGGCGCAGGCGTTCCGGGCGGCCGACCTGGTGCTGGGCTCCGAGGGCTTCGCCGTGGCCGTGCTCGATCTGGTGGGCGCGGGCCGCAGCCGTCGCGGCGGGCGCTGGCGCCATGGATCGGGGCGCGGTCGGCCGCCGGGAGCGAGCTTTCCGGAGCGGCCGGCGAACGATCCGGCCGGCCGGGCGGCCCAGGGGGTGCTGCTGGATGCGTCCATGTGGAACCGCCTGGCCCGGCGGGCCGAGAGTTGCGGGGTGGCCCTGGTGGTCTGCACCGATCGGCCGCTGGCCGGCGCGGCAGCGGCGCTGGGCCTGGATGTCCGGCTGGCCGCCCCCGACTGGGAATGCGACGGGGCGCGCTCGCCGCTGACGCTCGGCGGCGCCGCGGTCGAGGTCGCGGTGCGCCACCGCAAGGGCAGCACGGCGGGATTCGTGGGCGTCTTCGGGTGCCGGAGCGTCTGATGAGCCGCATCGCCGGCCGGAGCTATCAACCGGCTGCGCCAGTGCACTTGCACGAGCATCACGCCGGGCAGGGATGCCCGGCGAACCGCCACGGATGGCACTGCGGGGGGCCGGCAGAGGAGCGGTCGCGAAGCGAGCGCCCGGCCAGCCGGCGCCTCGAACGCAGTGAGAGGGCTCGGGGGGGCGGCACCCCCCCGAGGAGGCTCTAATGAGCCGCATCGCCTGCGTCGAGGTGCAGGATTTCGCCCTGGCCGCGCTGCTGCGGGCCATGCCCGAGCTCTCCGGGCTGCCGGTGGGCATCGTGCAGGGGGCCGGCACGCACGCCACCATCCGCCATGCGTCGCCCGAGGCGCAGGCCGGGGGCGTGCTGCCGGGGCTGGGCGTGGCGCGGGCGCGCCAGCGCCTGCCCGAGCTCAAGGCCCTGCCGCCCTCCGAGGATGCCGAGCGCAGCGCCCGGGCGACCCTGCTGGAGGTCGCCTTCGCGTTCTCGCCCCAGGTGGCCGACGGGGGCCCCGGGTCGCTCTACCTGGACATCTCCGGGATGCAGGGGCTTTTCAATTCGGATGCCGCCATCGCCACCTCGCTCGACGCCGCCCTGGCGCGGGTGGGCCTGCCATGCCGCATCGGCGTGGGCGCCAACAAGACCGTGGCACGCGTGGCGGCCAGGGCGTCCGAGGGGGTGGTCGTCGTGCCGCCGGGCGACGAGGCCCGGTTCCTCGACCCGCTCCCCATCGCCGTCCTGGCGCCCTCGGCCGACCTGCACGAGCGGCTTGAGGCCTGGGGCGTGCACCGCGTGGGGCAACTGGCGCGGCTCTCGGAGCGCAGCGTCACGCGCCGCCTGGGAGCCGAGGGCGTGGCGCTGCGGCGCCTGGCGCTGGGCGCCGACGAGTTGCCCTTCGTCACCCTCGTGCCGCCCCGGCAGTTCGAGGAGACCGTCTCGTTCGACGACTGGGTCGTCGACAACCTGGAGCCGCTGCTCCAGGTGCTCGGCGAGCTGGTGGATCGCCTGCTGGAACGCCTGCGGACACGCGGTCTTGCCGCGCAATCGCTGGTGGCCACGCTCGCCCTCGACCCGCGTGGCCACGACGTGCGCCACGTGGAGTTCGCGGCCCCGCTGACCGACCGGCGCGCCGTCCTGGATCTGCTGCGCCACGATCTGGCCGCCCGGCCGCCCCGAGCCGCCGTGGCGGGGGCGCGGGCCGTGGCGCTGCCGGCCGCCCCGCAGGCCGTGCAGGGGCACCTGTTCGCGCCCGCCGATCCGACGCCCGAGCGCCTGGCGGTGACCCTCGCGCGGCTCTGCGCCCTGGTCGGCGCGGGCCGCGTGGGCGCGCCCGCCCGGCCGGCCGGAGCTCCCGCCACGCTGGCGATCGCCCTCCTGCGCCCGCCCGCCCCGATCTCGGTCGAGTGCGTGCGCGGCCGGCCGGCCGTGGTGGTCCTCGACGGCGAGAGCCAGCCGGTCCGCAGGGCAGCCGGGCCCTGGCACCTGCGCGAGGGCTGGTGGACGGCCGACCCGACCTGCCGCGACGATTTCGACGTCGAACTCGCAGACGGCCGCCTCATCCGCATCTACCGCGATCTGCGCACCGACGCGTGGCTCTGGGACGGAGTGTACGGGTAGGCCTTAACCGCCGATTAGCAAGATTTTGACCCGTTCTCCGACAATTCAGCAGGAGGAGTGGAGACATGGGTCCAAATGCTGTCGGGCAAAAACCGGCCGTCACCATCAGCGCCGCGTCGCCCGTGCTCAAGGCCGCGCCCGCGCTGTCGCTGGGCCAGGACACCTTCGTCTCCTCGACCGACCGCGACCCGCTGCAGCTGGGCACCAGGGGCCCCAGGCCCGGCGGCGGCATGGGCAAGATGATCCTCGGGGGCCTGCTGGGTTCGGTGGGCGCCGCGGGCGTGGGCGCCTGGCTCCTCGACATCGTCGGGGGCGGCGGCCTGCTGGCTTCGCTCGCTTCGGCCGTCGGCATGCTGAGCTTGCCCGCCTGGCTGCCGATCGTCTCGATCGCCCTGCTGGCCGGCGGCGCGGCCCTGGCCTACTGGGGCCACAAGGACCGCGTGGACGAGGAATCCGTCCGCCTGGCGCTTCCCGGCCAGCCCCGGACGTCCTGGTAGACCCATGTCGGTGGCGCGGATCGCCGCCCTGGCAGGCATGGCATCCGAGCGCGTCGGCCATTTGCCGCCCGCCCCGCCACTCCGGCCGCCCCTGCCGGGGATCGCGGTCGCCAGGGACCGGCTGGCGCCAGCCGCGCCGCTCCGGATAGTCTTTTCCGACGGCAAGACCGACACGCCGCTCACCGCCGACACCGCCTCACGCCTCCTGGCCGGCCTGCCGCACCTGCGCAAGGCCTGGGACGCCCTCCAGGACCCGGCGTACCGGGCCGCCCTGGACAAGGGCCGCCGCCACGCCCGGCCTGTGACGGTGCGCCTGGTCGACGATCGGGCGGCCGCCGGGAAGGTCTGGCCGCATGCCGCCGGCGATGCGATCAGCATCGGCGAGGCTTACTTCTCCGGCCTCGTGGGCCGTCTCAAGGGCCGCGAGGCCGGGATCCGCAACCTCCTGGCCCACGAGTACGCCCACACCCAGGACGATGCGGCCGGCGTCAAAGACGGGTACGGGCGCGACGGCGAGCACAAGACCCACGAGATCATCGCCCCTGCGGCCGCCATGGCCGAAGGCTGGGCCAACTACCAGGGCCTGCGGTTCGATCCGCTGCGGCGCCACCTCCTGGTCCCCCTGGAAGCCTCGGGCCTGCTGCGCGTCAAGGAGGACGCCGGGCAGGCGGGCAAGTACCGCTGGCATCCCCTCAACTCCCTCGACGACGATCTGGCCAACGAGATGTGGGTGGCGCGGACCCTGGCCCGTCTCGAAGGCGAGATCCCCGGCGGGCCCGGCAAGCTTTCGCGGGCGTTCGGCGCGACCGGGGATGCCACGACGCCGCGGACCTTCGCGGCCCTGCTCTCGCGCCTGGCCGCCGACAACCCGGCCGACGCCGGGCGCGTCATGCTGGTGGTGGACAGCGCCTCCGGCTTCAAGGCCTCCGAGGCGCGGTTGCGCGAAATCTTCGGCGCCGCGCCGGCGGACGCGTACCTGGCCGGGCCGCGCAAGTGGGGCCGCAAGGTGGCCCGCGTGCCGGTCGTGGGCTGGCTCGCAAACCTGGGCGTCAAGGCCTGGTTGAAGGTAAGCGACTGAAAAGACACCGGGCCACCCGGCCCGAAATCCCGCAAGGGTGGTTTGCTGGGCCTCGGATCTGGGTTGATCTGACCGAGCGATCATTCTATCTAA
This genomic window from Candidatus Tanganyikabacteria bacterium contains:
- a CDS encoding DUF885 domain-containing protein; the protein is MRPIARFSLLAAAIALGTLLVQPARAQASPSQDLHALFRAEWDYAMEQFPTWASTLGDRRWNSRWEDLRLPAIAARYRRAAALLDRLAKFPRDRLPAADQVNFDLFVRMVRQNVREERFEPYLLPVSQMFGIQTASELASQLRFETAQDYRDWVVRLQTFPGQVDATIALMREGIARKRVHPKILMQRVPAQIDKQIVARAEDSPFFEPFELMPDEIPAGVREAVARDAATAIMTGIVPAFERFKRFFVAEYLPACFDEVGIWQRPDGAEYYAFQVWRETTTDLTPEQIHQIGLSEVARIRGEMEVVKAKTGFKGSLGEFFTYLRTDPRFYFKSPEELLAAYRALCKRIDPRLTRVFRVMPRMPYGVEPVPEIAAPDSPMAYYYEPAGDGTRPGYFRVNTYKPESRPRFDMVALALHEAVPGHHFQIALAMEQGDLPNFRKYGGYTAYTEGWGLYAESLGEDMGLYDDPYDKFGQLTFEMWRAVRLVVDTGIHHKRWPREQAIQYFRDNTPKSELDIANEVDRYIAWPGQALAYKIGELKIKELRRRATDRLGDRFDLRAFHDVVLRNGSVTLDVLERGVDAWIAGQRQSPDP
- the radC gene encoding DNA repair protein RadC, translated to MSYQWPRERLSRLGAEALSDRELLAILLATGRPGASVLSLAADVAGRFPPPALLRVSLEELCRLPGIGTAKASRLLAALELGRRSLRPPGDRPVIRGAADAYAIVGPALGNLAEEQAVVLLLDARGGLIATPTIAVGGLAALGFEARQVFREAVRRDAAGLLLAHNHPTGDLRPSPADIETTRKLLEASEVVGIPVIDHLIVAPGGFTSLREATRLWAGRPAAETGR
- a CDS encoding helix-turn-helix transcriptional regulator, yielding MRELRIRKGLGLRQAARVLGVSHTRLAAFEAGSTKASGKAAIPRRDLLARMAEVYDFPAGTLMALAGYSPEEPGTAEPPGEVAMQAEELAHILYRLSDQERRFLLGTARLLLAEHLDVPPYGADDG